GTCATGAGTTTGGCAAGCACCAGGAGGTGATGCTCAAGGGCGGCCAGGGCGACGAGGTCCAGATGTGGCTGATCTACCCGCCCGGCTTCAACCCCAAGAAAAAGAAGGCCTACCCGGTGATGCATGTCATCCACGGCGGCCCGCACACCGCCTTTGGCGACAGCTGGCACTGGCGCTGGAACCACCAGGTGTTTGCCGCCCAAGGCTATGTGGTGGCCTGCGTGAACTACCACGGCTCGTCCAGCTTCGGCCACGCCTTCCTGGACTCCATCACCCACCGCTGGGGCGAGCTGGAGCTGCAGGACATCGAGGCCGGCACCGACTGGCTGCTGGCCCAACCCTGGGCCGATGCGAAACGCGTGTTCGCCACCGGTGGCAGCTACGGCGGATACATGGTCGCCTGGATGAACGGCCATGTGCCGGCCGGCCGCTACCAGGCTTATGTGTGCCACGCGGGCTGCTTTGACTGGCAGGCCATGTTTGCCGACGACGCTTACACCTGGCACGCCAAGGAACTGGGCAGCTGGTACTGGGACGACCCGGCCAAGATCGCCTCGCAAAGCCCGCACAGCTTTGCCCAGCACATGAACACGCCCACCCTGGTGATCCACGGCGCCCTGGACTACCGCGTGCCCGATGCCCAAGGCCTGGCCTACTACAACACCCTCAAGGCCCGCGGTGTGGACAGCCGCCTGCTCTGGTTCCCTGACGAGAACCACTGGATCCTCAAGCCCCGCAACAGCCGTCAGTGGTACGTTGAGTTCTTTGCCTGGCTGGCCCGCCACGATGGCGGGGCCGCTGCCAAGAAAGCGACCTCGTCCACCAAAGCCGCCACGAAGCGTTGAGCCAGACACCGATAATCAAAGCCCCACCCGCGCCGGGCGCACCCCCCCCCCTTCTTGCCCCTCCTCCCATGCTGATCAAATTCTTCTACACCCTGCGGGCGGCCAAGCTGCCGGTGTCGGTGCGGGAATTCCTCAGCCTGCTCGAGGGCCTGGAGAAAGGCGTGATCGGCAGCGAGGGCGCCGCCTCCATCGACGATTTCTACTTCCTCGCCCGCACCACCCTGATCAAGGACGAGACGCAATTCGACAAGTTCGACCGCGCCTTTGCCGCCTATTTCAAGGGCGTGGAGCTGCTCAGCGATTTCAGCCAGGAGCTGCCGCTGGAATGGCTGCGCCAGCACCTGCAGCTGGAACTGAGCGACGAGCAAAAAGCCGCCATCGAAAAGATGGGCTGGAGCGAGCTGATGGAGACGCTCAAAAAGCGCTTCGAGGAGCAAAAAGAGCGCCACGAGGGCGGCAACAAATGGATAGGCACGGGCGGCACCAGCCCCTTCGGGAACAGCGGCTACAACCCGCAAGGCATACGCATCGGTGGCGCCGGCAAGAACAAGAGCGCCGTCAAGGTCTGGGAGCAGCGGGCCTACAAGGACTACGACGACCAGCTCGAGCTGGGCACGCGCAATATCAAGGTCGCCCTGCGCCGGCTGCGCCGCTTTGCCCGCGAGGGCTCGGACCTGGAGCTGGATCTGAGCGACACCATCAGCAAGACCGCCGCCAACGCCGGCATGCTGGACATCCGCATGGTGCCCGAGCGCCACAACAAGGTGAAGGTGCTGCTGCTGATGGATGTGGGCGGCACCATGGACGAGCATGTGCACCGCGTCGAAGAGCTGTTCTCGGCCGCCAAGACGGAGTTCAAGCACCTGGAGTTCTTCTACTTCCACAACTGCGTCTACGACTTTGTCTGGAAGAACAACCGCCGCCGCTTCGCCGAGAAGACGCCCACCTGGGACCTGATCCGCAAATACAACCGTGACTACAAGCTGATCTTTGTCGGCGATGCCACGATGAGCCCTTACGAGATCCTGCAGCCCGGTGGCAGCGTCGAATACAACAATGAAGAACCCGGCGCCGAATGGTTGCAACGCCTGACCCACGCCTTCCCCAAATACGCCTGGATCAACCCGGAGCCGCAAGGCGTCTGGCAGTACCGCCAGAGCGTGTCCCTGATCCAGAACCTGATGCAGCAACGCATGTTCCCCCTGTCCCTGCAAGGCCTGGAAGGCGCGATGCGTTTGCTCAGCCAATGAGCCACACCCTGCCCCGGCTGCTGCGCGGCGCCCTGCTGTTCGCGGCGGCGGGCCTGTCCGGCTGCGCCTCGATCAGCAGCCTCTGGAAGAACGAGCCACCGCCGGCCAGTGCCGCGCCCGGCGCCGCCGCCGATGCCGCGCCGGTGCGCCTGGTGGCCGAGTACGACTTGGTGGTCGAGGCGCCCGGCGATCTGCGCGATCTGCTGCAGGAACACCTGGACCTGGCCCGCTTCCGCAGCGCCCCCGAAGACCAGCGCCTGAGTCGCCAGGAGCTGGGTCGCCTGATCCAGGCCGCGCCCCAGCAGGCCCAGGCCTTGCTGGAGACCGAAGGCTTCTTCAACGCCCAGGTGCAGGTCAGCCGCAACGAGGGCAGCCCGGTGGTGGTGACGGTGAAGGTCGAGCCCGGCCCGCAGACCCGGGTCAAGGCGCTGCAGATCGAGTTCGCCGGTGCCCTGGCCCCGGACCAGCCCGCCGTGGCGGGCGCCGATCTGGCCGCCCTGCGCGAGCGCCTGCAGGGCCAATGGTCGCTGGGCCTGGGCCAGGGCTTCTCGCAGCCGCGCTGGTCGCAGGCCAAGAACGAGCTGCTGGCCACGGCCCGCGCGCGTGGCTTCCCGCTCGCCACACTGGACACCCACAGTGCCCGCATCGATGCCGAGACCCAGAGCGCCGAGCTGGACCTGAAGCTGGACAGCGGCCCGCTGTTCCGCCTCGGCGAGCTGCAGATCGAAGGACTCAAGTACCAGCCGCGCAGCAGCGTCGAGCGCCTGGCCGGCTTCAGCGTCGGCCAGCCCTACACCGAGCAGCTGCTGCTCGATTTCCAGGAGCGCCTGGTCCGCACCACCTTGTTCGACAGCGTCAATGTCGACATCCAGCCGCTCAGCGATCCGCCCGAGGCCGCGCCCGTGCACATCAAGCTGCGCGAGGCGCCGCGCCAGCAGCTGACCGCCAGCATCGGCTACGACACCGGCAGCGGCCCGCGCCTGGGCGCCGATTACATCCACCGCCGCCCCTTCGGCCTGGACCTGCGTGCGCGCAGCAAGCTCAAGCTCAGCCAGAACAACAGCTCCTACGACCTGGAGCTGAGCTCGCATCCGCAGCCCGATATGCAGCGCAATGTGGGCGCCCTGTTCCTGGAGCGCAAGGTCGACGACAACAAGACCACGGTCAATCTGCGCGCCCGCGTCGGCCGCACCCGCGAGACCGAGCGGCAGGACCGCACCTACTACCTGGAGCTGCTGCGCGCCCGCGAGACCGACCCGCAAGGCACCATCAGCGCCGGCGCTGCCTCGGCCAATGTGCAGTGGATCCACCGCCGGCTCGACAGCCCGCTCACCCCCACCCGGGGCTACAGCGCCAGCCTGCTGCTGGGCGTGGGCCGGGCCGACAGCTCCGAAGCCCGTAACGGCGGATTCCTGCGCAGCCATGTGCGCCTGCAGGCCTACCAGCCCCTGCCCGGTGGCTGGTTCGGCAGCGCCCGCAGCGAGTGGGGCCAGGTCTTTGCTTCGCAGGAGGTCGGCCTGCCCGAGAAGCTGCGCTTTCGCACCGGCGGCGATGACACCGTGCGCGGCTACGGCCTCGATGACCTGGGCCCGCGCGATGCCGATGGCAATGCCACCGGCGGCCGCATCCTGTGGAACGGCAGCGTCGAGCTGGCCCATGGTCTGACCGCCAGCATGCCCGCCCTGCTCGGCGCCGTGTTCGTGGACGCCGGCCAGGCAGCCCAGCACTGGCGTGACCTGAAGCCCAGCATCGGCTACGGCTTCGGCATGCGCTACCGCAGCCCCCTGGGCACCTTGCGCCTGGACCTGGCCCGCGGCCAGGAGACCCAAAAATGGCGCCTGCATTTCAGCGTTGGCATCGCGCTTTGATGGTGATGATGATGATGACAAGCGCCAACGCCGCGAACCCCGACCCGGCCCCATGAGCGAACCCGACTCCACACCGGGCACCCCTGCCGCCCCCGCCGGCGACAGCAGCCCTGCGCCCAAGCCCGCCCCAGCCCGCCGCGGCCGCGGCCTGCTGCTGGGCCTGATGACCCTGCCGGTGCTGGCCGGCAGCGCCGGCCTGGGCCTTTGGTGGGGCTTGGGCAGCGAGGCGGGCAGCCGCTGGCTGCTGCAGCAAGTGCCCGGCCTGCAGGTCGAGGCGCCGCAGGGCAGCCTGATCGGCGACTTCTCGGCCCAGCGCCTGAGCCTCACCATCCCCGGCGGCCAGGACCGCATCGAGATCGACGATTTGCGCTGGACTGGCCTGAGCCTGGCCTGGAACCGCTCGCCCCTGCTTTGGGGCGACCTGATGGTCGAGCGCCTGAGTGCCCGCCAGGTGACGGTGCATCTGGCGCCCAGCGCCGAGCCCAGCCCCGTGCCCGAGGAGCTGCCCATCCCTCTGGGCGTGCACATCGCGCAGCTGCAAGTGGACCGCTTGTCCCTGCCCACGCTGAGCCCCTTGCCGGTGCACGGGCTGCAGGCGCGGGTGGACTTGAGCACGGTGACCGACAACAACCCCGGCGCCGAGCACCGCCTGCAGATCCAGCAGCTGGCCTGGGATCAAATGCAGCTCAGCGGCAGCGCCACGCTGGGCGCCGGCAGCGGCCTGCCCCTGCAGGCCAGCCTGGGCCTGAAGTCAGCCGCCCAGGCCGATCTGCCAGCCTGGGGCGCGCAGCTGGAGCTGCACGGCCCCTTGGCCCAGCTGCAGCTCCAGGCCGCGCTGAGCGCCCAGAACCAGCAGCTGCAGGCCCAGGCCCAGCTGCGCCCCTTCGCCGCCTGGCCCCTGCCCCAGCTGCAGCTGGACACGCAGCAACTGGACCTCTCGGCCCTGATGTCGGGCCTGCCCAAAACTGCGCTGAGCGGCCAAGTGAGCCTGCTGGCCGACAGCAGCACGACTGGCAAGAAAAATTCGAAGCAGCCCGCCCTGCTGATCAAGGCCCAGCTCGCCAACCACGCGGCCGGCCTCTGGAACGAACAGCGCCTGCCGGTGCGCCAGCTGAGCCTGGATGCCGAGGCTTCAGCCCTGGACCCGAGCCAGATCCAGCTGCGCGCCTTCGATGTGCTGCTGGGCAGCAGCGCCCTGCCCGCCGGCCGCCTGCGTGGCAGCGGCAAGAGCAGCAGCGCCGGCGGCAGCCAGCTCACGCTGAGCCTGGAGAACCTGCGCAGCGAGGGCCTGGATGCGCGTGCCGCCGGCTTGCTGGCCGCGGGCACGGTGGAGCTCAGCACCTCGCAGGGGCTGATCGAAGCAGGCAACGATGCATCAGGCCAACACGACAAGAAATCGGCCGCCAGCTCGCCGCCGCTGCAGCTGCGCATCAAGACCGATCTGCAAGGCCGCTGGCTGCCGCCAGGCCCGGTGACGCCGGCTGCGGCGCGCGCCCAGCTGGCCGCACCGGCGGCGACCAGCCCGCAAAACGCCCCGCTC
This region of Paucibacter aquatile genomic DNA includes:
- a CDS encoding vWA domain-containing protein produces the protein MLIKFFYTLRAAKLPVSVREFLSLLEGLEKGVIGSEGAASIDDFYFLARTTLIKDETQFDKFDRAFAAYFKGVELLSDFSQELPLEWLRQHLQLELSDEQKAAIEKMGWSELMETLKKRFEEQKERHEGGNKWIGTGGTSPFGNSGYNPQGIRIGGAGKNKSAVKVWEQRAYKDYDDQLELGTRNIKVALRRLRRFAREGSDLELDLSDTISKTAANAGMLDIRMVPERHNKVKVLLLMDVGGTMDEHVHRVEELFSAAKTEFKHLEFFYFHNCVYDFVWKNNRRRFAEKTPTWDLIRKYNRDYKLIFVGDATMSPYEILQPGGSVEYNNEEPGAEWLQRLTHAFPKYAWINPEPQGVWQYRQSVSLIQNLMQQRMFPLSLQGLEGAMRLLSQ
- a CDS encoding autotransporter assembly complex protein TamA, giving the protein MSHTLPRLLRGALLFAAAGLSGCASISSLWKNEPPPASAAPGAAADAAPVRLVAEYDLVVEAPGDLRDLLQEHLDLARFRSAPEDQRLSRQELGRLIQAAPQQAQALLETEGFFNAQVQVSRNEGSPVVVTVKVEPGPQTRVKALQIEFAGALAPDQPAVAGADLAALRERLQGQWSLGLGQGFSQPRWSQAKNELLATARARGFPLATLDTHSARIDAETQSAELDLKLDSGPLFRLGELQIEGLKYQPRSSVERLAGFSVGQPYTEQLLLDFQERLVRTTLFDSVNVDIQPLSDPPEAAPVHIKLREAPRQQLTASIGYDTGSGPRLGADYIHRRPFGLDLRARSKLKLSQNNSSYDLELSSHPQPDMQRNVGALFLERKVDDNKTTVNLRARVGRTRETERQDRTYYLELLRARETDPQGTISAGAASANVQWIHRRLDSPLTPTRGYSASLLLGVGRADSSEARNGGFLRSHVRLQAYQPLPGGWFGSARSEWGQVFASQEVGLPEKLRFRTGGDDTVRGYGLDDLGPRDADGNATGGRILWNGSVELAHGLTASMPALLGAVFVDAGQAAQHWRDLKPSIGYGFGMRYRSPLGTLRLDLARGQETQKWRLHFSVGIAL